From a single Verrucomicrobiota bacterium genomic region:
- a CDS encoding PD-(D/E)XK nuclease family protein: protein MILIERQAPSHWYLRDGRPFHEIGKKDGSGNRAVNVADARKVLALPSVTNVLGVLAKPGLEAWKIEQGILAALTLPRRPDESLDAFAHRVVIDMGEQVEKASNFGTAIHNACEVYAVNKETTTDEKLLPFLTAWRKWFDENVERIDCVEQVFVNLEHGYAGRVDMLAKLKNIGWAVVDFKTQKIKRNAKGEPKPMFYEVWPLQLAAYQKAVAASTAKNITALVSVVIDSIEPGPVHVRVWDTMELKTRSLIRQGGVVDFYFRQFLVAAESWKYIKDYDPNGEIQNLSTEKEIPQCERPALN from the coding sequence ATGATTTTAATTGAACGACAGGCGCCGAGTCATTGGTATTTGCGGGACGGGCGACCGTTCCACGAGATCGGGAAAAAGGACGGCTCGGGCAACCGGGCGGTCAACGTGGCCGATGCGCGCAAGGTGCTGGCGCTGCCCAGCGTGACGAATGTGCTGGGGGTACTCGCCAAGCCGGGGCTGGAAGCGTGGAAGATTGAACAGGGCATCCTGGCGGCGCTCACCCTGCCGCGCCGACCAGATGAATCGCTGGATGCGTTCGCGCATCGGGTGGTGATTGATATGGGCGAGCAGGTGGAAAAGGCGTCAAATTTTGGCACCGCCATCCACAACGCCTGCGAGGTGTACGCGGTGAACAAGGAAACCACCACGGATGAAAAGCTGCTGCCGTTCCTCACCGCGTGGCGCAAGTGGTTTGATGAAAACGTGGAGCGGATTGATTGCGTGGAACAGGTGTTTGTGAACCTGGAACACGGATACGCCGGACGGGTGGATATGCTGGCGAAGCTCAAAAATATCGGCTGGGCGGTGGTGGATTTCAAGACGCAAAAGATCAAGCGGAACGCCAAGGGCGAACCCAAGCCGATGTTTTATGAAGTCTGGCCGCTGCAGTTGGCGGCCTACCAAAAGGCGGTGGCCGCTTCCACGGCCAAGAACATCACGGCCCTGGTCAGCGTGGTCATCGACAGTATCGAGCCAGGCCCGGTGCATGTGCGGGTGTGGGATACGATGGAACTGAAAACCAGAAGTCTCATCCGGCAAGGCGGGGTGGTGGACTTCTACTTCCGGCAGTTTCTGGTGGCGGCGGAATCGTGGAAATACATAAAGGATTATGATCCCAATGGGGAAATTCAAAACCTGAGTACCGAAAAGGAAATTCCACAGTGCGAAAGACCGGCGCTGAATTGA
- a CDS encoding DUF5906 domain-containing protein, with the protein MSTYKTIEALLGADAFLVPCEWGTKKPLVTYVERPFEGTKSAAYRTLFDNPETNIAVYLGAASGGLCAIDFDRDEDLAAFMAVNPKMEYTTQSRGSRGGMVWIRIKKRMKDEGKMMNADTSPQPSPQSGEGGDYPESCTTAHFEWRADKRLSTIYGRHPKGMDYQLVVDQPPLAIEFKELVWPDGWELPWEHAEEKRLKELYGEPFYTTDKGAVTGINEAYWAGLHAAENELLFEPDEECFYGYAPATGLYQVESQDLIRNKISCRMLEASRQANVFDLEKRRTAKTLNSVIMHLRGIAERRKAFAEPRKAIHLANGVVVFNGSEAELRPFAPEFRSRNRSPIAFDPDAKCERFLNELLEPAVHPEDAELLQKFAGMLLLGNNRAQRLLILDGEAGRGKTQFANVMQGLVGMANATQLRTKHLAERFELYRYIKKTLLVGVDVDADFLSTKGAAVLKGLVGGDWFDAEQKGGTGSYQMQGVFNCLITSNSRLRVRLQGDVGAWRRRLCIVRYEAPPPTKKINDFGAYLIRTEGSGILNWALLGAQKVLTEIPDDGGDFQMTPRQRDVVNSLLAESESLRHFLQDRVTADTYGDMTVTELIEAYAAYCPERRWEPLPVTEVQNKLEGLMLELFGVMKCHSIERNGKNQRGFSRVKFKEDGAA; encoded by the coding sequence ATGTCAACGTACAAAACAATTGAGGCGCTGCTGGGCGCGGATGCGTTCCTAGTGCCGTGTGAGTGGGGGACGAAAAAGCCGCTCGTGACGTATGTCGAGCGGCCTTTTGAGGGGACCAAGTCCGCCGCCTATCGCACTCTGTTCGACAACCCGGAAACGAATATCGCCGTTTACCTGGGCGCGGCCTCGGGCGGACTCTGCGCGATTGACTTTGACCGGGATGAAGACCTGGCGGCGTTCATGGCCGTGAACCCGAAAATGGAGTACACCACGCAATCGCGCGGGAGCCGGGGCGGGATGGTTTGGATCCGCATAAAGAAAAGGATGAAGGATGAAGGCAAAATGATGAATGCCGACACCTCACCCCAGCCCTCTCCCCAGAGCGGAGAGGGAGGGGATTACCCGGAGAGTTGCACGACGGCGCATTTTGAGTGGCGGGCGGACAAGCGGCTTTCGACGATTTATGGGCGGCATCCCAAAGGGATGGATTATCAACTGGTAGTGGACCAGCCGCCGCTGGCCATCGAGTTCAAGGAACTCGTTTGGCCGGACGGGTGGGAGCTACCGTGGGAACATGCGGAAGAGAAACGGCTGAAGGAATTGTACGGGGAGCCATTCTACACCACCGACAAAGGGGCCGTCACCGGCATCAATGAGGCGTATTGGGCGGGCCTGCACGCGGCGGAAAATGAGCTGCTGTTCGAGCCGGATGAAGAGTGCTTTTACGGGTATGCCCCGGCGACCGGTCTTTACCAGGTGGAATCGCAGGATTTGATCCGCAATAAGATTTCGTGCCGGATGCTGGAAGCCTCACGACAGGCGAACGTGTTCGACCTGGAGAAACGACGCACCGCGAAAACGCTCAACAGCGTGATTATGCACTTGCGCGGGATCGCCGAACGCCGCAAGGCGTTCGCGGAACCGCGCAAGGCCATCCACCTGGCCAACGGGGTGGTGGTCTTCAACGGCAGCGAAGCGGAGTTGCGGCCGTTCGCGCCGGAGTTCCGCTCGCGGAACCGCTCGCCAATCGCGTTCGACCCGGACGCGAAGTGCGAGCGGTTCCTGAATGAGCTGCTTGAGCCGGCGGTGCATCCGGAGGATGCGGAGCTGCTGCAGAAATTTGCGGGGATGCTGCTGCTCGGGAACAACCGCGCCCAGCGGTTGTTGATCCTGGATGGCGAGGCCGGGCGCGGCAAAACCCAGTTCGCCAATGTGATGCAGGGGTTGGTGGGCATGGCGAACGCGACCCAGCTCCGCACCAAACACCTGGCAGAACGGTTTGAACTGTATCGGTATATCAAGAAAACGCTGCTGGTGGGAGTGGATGTGGATGCCGATTTCCTGAGCACCAAGGGGGCCGCGGTGCTCAAAGGGCTGGTCGGCGGTGACTGGTTCGACGCCGAACAGAAGGGCGGCACCGGCAGTTACCAAATGCAGGGGGTGTTCAATTGCCTGATCACGTCGAACTCGCGGCTGCGCGTGCGGCTGCAAGGGGACGTGGGGGCATGGCGCCGACGGCTCTGCATCGTGCGCTATGAAGCGCCGCCACCAACCAAAAAGATCAATGACTTTGGGGCGTACCTGATCCGCACCGAAGGGAGCGGCATCCTGAATTGGGCGCTGCTCGGCGCGCAAAAGGTGCTGACCGAAATCCCCGACGATGGCGGGGATTTCCAGATGACGCCCCGCCAGCGGGACGTGGTGAACTCCCTGCTGGCCGAAAGCGAGAGCTTGCGGCATTTCCTCCAGGACCGCGTCACGGCGGACACGTACGGGGATATGACGGTGACGGAGCTGATTGAGGCGTACGCGGCCTACTGCCCGGAACGGCGGTGGGAACCGCTGCCGGTGACCGAGGTGCAGAATAAACTCGAGGGGCTGATGTTGGAGCTATTCGGGGTGATGAAATGCCACAGCATCGAGCGGAATGGCAAAAACCAGCGCGGCTTCAGCCGCGTGAAATTCAAGGAGGACGGCGCGGCATGA
- a CDS encoding AAA family ATPase, which produces MMKSLWSNYEATAETALCPENRFMAAALSGRNCLLTGMAGTGKTTLIKSFIASAPQRVSITAPTGVAALNAGGMTLHRFCGMMLGPQAGQSNEAYFEVLRRDNRRSILAGFNRVRHCETLIVDEISMLPGRQFDFVEFLFRRLRGNDAPFGGVQVIAVGDFLQLPPVRTDERAAYDWAFLTPAWQAAGFKTILLETVRRQEEAAFVSALGKFRQGKVWGDTAKLLQARVRHFPPSNLTRLYTHNVQVDKWNEFQLGELPGDMVVLVAEQTGPELQRTFLMKNLLTPETLRLKPGAMVMFTINRNEPGRMTPLFVNGQVGMVIECGLRNADCGSVKVQLANGEILSVEPFTWRYDANDPESATFKQYPLRLAWAMTIHKSQGLTLDAAYLDIRAAREPGQAYVAVSRVRSLAGLNFKEWFKGVHVSPQAIEFYENTKN; this is translated from the coding sequence ATGATGAAAAGTTTGTGGAGTAATTATGAAGCGACGGCGGAGACGGCGCTGTGCCCGGAAAACCGGTTTATGGCGGCGGCTCTGAGTGGACGGAATTGCCTGTTGACCGGCATGGCCGGCACCGGCAAGACCACGCTAATCAAATCGTTCATCGCCTCGGCACCGCAACGGGTGAGCATCACGGCCCCCACGGGGGTGGCGGCGTTGAATGCCGGGGGCATGACGCTGCATCGGTTCTGCGGCATGATGCTCGGCCCGCAAGCGGGCCAGAGCAATGAGGCCTATTTCGAGGTACTGCGCCGGGACAACCGGCGCAGCATCCTGGCGGGGTTCAACCGGGTGCGCCACTGCGAGACGCTCATCGTTGACGAAATTTCCATGCTGCCGGGTCGGCAATTCGACTTCGTCGAATTCCTGTTCCGCCGCCTGCGCGGGAATGATGCGCCGTTTGGCGGCGTGCAGGTGATCGCCGTGGGGGATTTTCTGCAACTGCCGCCGGTGCGCACGGATGAACGCGCGGCGTATGATTGGGCGTTCCTGACGCCTGCCTGGCAGGCGGCGGGGTTCAAGACCATCCTGCTGGAAACGGTGCGGCGGCAGGAGGAAGCAGCGTTTGTGTCTGCACTGGGGAAGTTCCGCCAGGGAAAGGTGTGGGGCGACACGGCCAAGTTGCTGCAAGCGCGGGTGCGCCACTTCCCGCCGTCGAATCTGACCCGGCTCTACACCCATAACGTGCAGGTGGATAAATGGAATGAATTTCAGCTTGGGGAGCTGCCTGGCGACATGGTGGTGCTGGTGGCGGAACAAACGGGGCCGGAACTGCAACGGACGTTCCTGATGAAAAATCTGCTGACGCCTGAAACGCTGCGGTTGAAACCGGGGGCCATGGTGATGTTCACGATCAACCGGAATGAGCCGGGCCGCATGACGCCCCTGTTTGTGAACGGACAGGTCGGCATGGTGATTGAATGCGGATTGCGGAATGCGGATTGCGGAAGTGTCAAAGTCCAATTGGCGAATGGGGAAATCCTCTCGGTCGAGCCGTTCACGTGGCGGTATGATGCGAATGATCCGGAATCGGCCACGTTCAAGCAATACCCGCTGCGGCTGGCGTGGGCGATGACCATCCATAAATCCCAGGGGCTGACGCTGGATGCGGCGTATTTGGACATCCGGGCGGCGCGGGAACCGGGGCAAGCCTACGTGGCGGTGTCCAGGGTGCGCAGTCTGGCGGGATTGAATTTTAAAGAATGGTTCAAGGGCGTGCATGTATCGCCCCAGGCCATTGAGTTCTACGAAAACACAAAAAACTGA